GATCCGCATAGTGGCTCATTCTAAAGAAATAAGATTCTTCTTTTACCCATTGCACCTCATTGCCGGTTGGTGCTATACCACCTGTCATATTACCCGCTTCATCCCGGTAAACCTCAGCCATTTGACTTTCAGTAAAGTACTCCTCATCACTGACAGAATACCAACCCGAATATTCTCCTAAATAAATATCGCCTTGTTCTAACAATTGTTCAAAAATATCCTGGATGGCTTTTTCATGCGAAGCATCCGTCGTACGAATAAAATGATCATAGGAAATATCCATTAATTGATATAATTCCTTAATACTATCCGCCATACCATCAACATAGGTTTTTGGATCCATATGCAATTTTTCAGCAGCTTGTTCAATTTTTTGACCATGTTCGTCTGTTCCGGTATTGAAATAGACATCATAACCCATTAGGCGTTTATAACGCGCAATAGCATCAGATAAAACAGTCGAATAGGTGTTACCAATATGTAGTTTTCCACTCGGATAATAAATGGGGGTGGAAATATAATAGGTTTTTTTATTTGTTTGATTCGTCACGAATGAGTGCCTCCTAATTGTTGATTGCTTTTCCCATTATAGCACAGAGCTAGCTAGATTTCTTGTCTTAATAAACAGGATTATATGGCTTTTTCTAAATCGTTCACTCTTTTCCACTTGCATGTCTTATGAATTTTATCTATGATTAAAGTAAATAAAATTTAAGCATATAGTTATTTATGGAAATTTGGTTAAATCCCAATACAGTCCCGCCACTGTAATCAGTAGTTATACTGGAGTCAGGTCTTTAAATAAATATATTGGACTGTGAATGTTTCGAGGCAAAATGTCACACGATATTTAACTAGGCCTCAGTGCCTAGTTTTTTTATTATTAGAAAAGAGGAAAAACATGAAAAAATATGCATTGTTATTTAGTAGTTTCTTAGTATTAGCTGCTTGCGATACAACGACCGTTGAGAACGACGTTGAATCCCTTGAAGAAAGTGTCGCATCTGTCAGCGTCGGAGATGAAGTCGCAGAAATTACCGTGACAATCAACCTTTTTATTCCTGATGAAGAAATTGAGGAGACCCATGAATTCCAAACTGAAGATGGCGCTATCTTATTAGATGTTATGCAAGCAAACTTTGATATTGTCGATGACAACGGCTTTATCACTTCCATCGATGGTTATGAACAAAACGAAGCAGATAGTAAATATTGGCTTTTTGATATCAATGGCGAAATGGCCGAAGTGGGTGCTGGTGAGTTAGAACTGGCTGAAGGCGATGTCGTTGATTGGAGTTTGGCTGGTTTTGAGTAATTGGCGTCCGCAATTTAACGTAAAGCGAATCGCCCTCTTGGCTATTTTCGTTTCACTAGCCTATGTTGGCCGGATCCTTTTCCAATTCATTCCCAATGTACAGCCTGTAACGGTCATTATTTTGATTATTACCTTAACCACTCATACCCTAGACGGGTTGATTGTGGCGGTTCTATCAATTATCTTATCAAACACCTTATTAGGTATGGGACCATGGACATTAGCACAAGTTGTTTCCTATGCCTTACTGATTGCTTTTACAGGGGTATTTATTAAACGCTTTTATATCCCTTCAAATAAATATAACCGAATCTTTTTCGCTTTTTATGCTTTCCTGATAGGCCTTCTATATGGTTTTATCATCTCTGTTATTAGCGTTAAAATGTATGGTATCAATCATTTTTGGGCCTATTACATACGCGGACTGCCTTTTGATTTAGCACACGCTATCGGTAACTTTATTTTTTATCTATTACTTGAGCCTGTCCTATCCCCCTTAATCAAGAAATACTATCCCAAAAATGTTTAGCAAAACAAAACATGCCAAACCCGCTTAGATAGCCTTTATCTAAACGCGTTTGGCATGTTTATTTAGATTAATTTACAATCCACACCGCAACTGTGCATGACAATTTGTACAGGTATTGCAACCACCAATATCCTCCACAACTCCCATACGACAAATCGGGCAGGTGTCACCAACTTCGGATCCATAAACAACATCATCCGTATGCCCTTGTTGCAAATAGTGCTCAGAATGCGCTTTTTCCACTAATTGGCGTAATTCTTCTGAATCATCCACAATGCGGGCATCTTCCATCTCAAACAAAGTAATCGTATTATCTTGTTCATTTTCTTCGGCTTCTAAAGTAAGTACTTGCGAATCACGTGATCCATCAACATAAACGGTCCCGCCTTTTGCCCCACCTTTAAACAAACGTTCATAAATTTTTGCAACTTGGCTCACAGAATATCCTTTTGGTGCATTGACCGTTTTAGAAATTGAGCTATCTACCCAACGTTGAATAGTTGTTTGCACATCCACATGTTCCTCAGGAGTCAATTCCATCGCTGACACAAAATAATCCGGTAAATGATCCGCATCTGCTTCTGGATGATGATCCAAATATTCTTGAACAATTTGGGAATTCACTTCAATAAATTTCCCAAGTCTACCACTGCGGAAATATTTAAAGGCAAAGTATGGTTCTAGCCCTGTAGATACACCGACCATCGTTCCTGTACTACCGGTTGGCGCTACAGTTAGTAGATGCGAATTACGGATACCATGTTCAAGAATACCTTGACGAACATGTTCCGGCATCCGACTGACATAACCCGTATTAATAAAGCGTTCACGTAATTTTTGCGTTTCCGCTTCATTATCTCCGACTAAGAAAGGGAAACTGCCGCGTTCTTTAGCTAGTTCAATGGAAGTTTCATAAGCTGTTACTGCAATCGTTTCAAACACCTTATCAACGACTTTATTGCCTTCTGGCGATCCATAACGATGTTGTGTATAGATGAGTAAATCGGCTAACCCCATAACGCCTAAACCAATCCGACGTTCACCCAGGGCTTGTTTACGATTTGCCTCTAAAAAGTAAGGCGTAGCATCAATAACATTATCCTGCATTCTTACACCCGTACGAACGGTTTGTTTTAATTTAGCGTAATCAACTGTATGGCTTTCTTTATTTACCATTTCAGCCAAATTAATGGCAGCTAAGTTACAAACTGAATATGGTGCTAAAGGCTGTTCGCCACAAGGATTGGTTGCAACAACTTTTTGTCCGTAAGCTTTAGCATTTGTATCGTTATTGGCATTATCAATAAAGAAGACACCAGGCTCCGCTGAATATGTCGCACAAATATTGATTAACTTCCACAGTTCACGTGCTTTAATACTGCGATAGACACGGATACCGTATCCTTTGGCTTCCCATTCACGCACATCACCAACTTCTGGCCATTCTGCATTATAGGCAGCCATTTCAGC
This window of the Fundicoccus culcitae genome carries:
- a CDS encoding DUF4430 domain-containing protein, which translates into the protein MKKYALLFSSFLVLAACDTTTVENDVESLEESVASVSVGDEVAEITVTINLFIPDEEIEETHEFQTEDGAILLDVMQANFDIVDDNGFITSIDGYEQNEADSKYWLFDINGEMAEVGAGELELAEGDVVDWSLAGFE
- a CDS encoding ECF transporter S component — protein: MSNWRPQFNVKRIALLAIFVSLAYVGRILFQFIPNVQPVTVIILIITLTTHTLDGLIVAVLSIILSNTLLGMGPWTLAQVVSYALLIAFTGVFIKRFYIPSNKYNRIFFAFYAFLIGLLYGFIISVISVKMYGINHFWAYYIRGLPFDLAHAIGNFIFYLLLEPVLSPLIKKYYPKNV
- a CDS encoding vitamin B12-dependent ribonucleotide reductase; amino-acid sequence: MELKTNKIMDWNKNQLNEAIKAFPQVHPIEDDMHITHSGISRMVMLDRYAFKDTAKTTLEAGDLVVLTVKNDSQYPARGVGIVQAIDENRVTIWVEEAYRSSLEDPIEIESGIVVRDIETIDKPLEVYYEQIAKRNARGLAEIEEDEEQQQTAFNAFYEELSAMNFVPAGRVLYGAGSKTDVTYFNCYVMPLVPDSRGGISDHRKEVMEIMSRGGGVGTNGSTLRPRNTLARGVNGKSSGSVSWLNDIAQLTHLVEQGGSRRGAQMIMLADWHPDIIEFIISKMQNPRILRFLIEQSDDEQIIRLAEEKLKFTPLSATEQDMYENIVRYKEIPGYGGFGDSVIENAQQKLKDGGTYSVNNPEFLTGANISITLTNDFMAAVEADADWELRFPAVETYTEAEMAAYNAEWPEVGDVREWEAKGYGIRVYRSIKARELWKLINICATYSAEPGVFFIDNANNDTNAKAYGQKVVATNPCGEQPLAPYSVCNLAAINLAEMVNKESHTVDYAKLKQTVRTGVRMQDNVIDATPYFLEANRKQALGERRIGLGVMGLADLLIYTQHRYGSPEGNKVVDKVFETIAVTAYETSIELAKERGSFPFLVGDNEAETQKLRERFINTGYVSRMPEHVRQGILEHGIRNSHLLTVAPTGSTGTMVGVSTGLEPYFAFKYFRSGRLGKFIEVNSQIVQEYLDHHPEADADHLPDYFVSAMELTPEEHVDVQTTIQRWVDSSISKTVNAPKGYSVSQVAKIYERLFKGGAKGGTVYVDGSRDSQVLTLEAEENEQDNTITLFEMEDARIVDDSEELRQLVEKAHSEHYLQQGHTDDVVYGSEVGDTCPICRMGVVEDIGGCNTCTNCHAQLRCGL